In one window of Lewinellaceae bacterium DNA:
- a CDS encoding AAA family ATPase, whose translation MLIVVFGLPGTGKTTFGKLLAHRLKGIHLNSDVIRTFMGLRGNYDPASKARVYEALLRETENQLMHERTVVLDASFYRTALRGEVTELAAHLAKPLYWIELQAREDSIKKRVSRPRPDSEADFSVYQRLQAQFEPMTEDHLILWSDRQPMEEMLEAACRYIGKSQNYLE comes from the coding sequence ATGCTGATCGTTGTTTTCGGACTGCCTGGTACCGGTAAAACCACATTCGGTAAGCTATTGGCTCACCGTTTGAAGGGCATCCATCTGAACAGCGATGTTATCCGTACGTTCATGGGTTTAAGGGGAAACTATGATCCGGCCAGTAAAGCCAGGGTCTATGAAGCACTACTCAGGGAAACGGAAAATCAATTAATGCACGAAAGAACCGTTGTTCTGGATGCCAGCTTTTACCGGACGGCATTACGAGGAGAAGTTACTGAACTGGCAGCACACCTGGCCAAACCGCTGTACTGGATTGAATTGCAGGCCCGTGAAGATTCCATTAAGAAGCGCGTATCCCGGCCGCGACCGGATAGCGAAGCGGACTTTAGCGTTTACCAGCGTTTACAAGCGCAGTTCGAACCGATGACGGAGGACCATCTGATCCTGTGGAGCGATCGGCAGCCTATGGAAGAGATGCTGGAAGCTGCTTGCCGTTACATTGGAAAAAGCCAAAATTATCTGGAATGA
- a CDS encoding winged helix-turn-helix domain-containing protein, with protein MDNEIRFSHFTFLPESGDLIWPEPGGQKAINRLAPQPSRLLALLINRYPDMVSHEEIKQEVWPDVEVDFERSLHFCIRQIRAALQDNANDPVYIQTISRRGYRWLVKPDVQTTGSNPAKFRRYLRAVSPIIILIALSAFFWFRYNQETEPANTIVPVLRIAVLPFQTPDSSLTGWSASIALGLVEAFTNQPGTNHQVIGPTTTISYLPDHVPELIQDYDIDYVINGRAITRNDTAGVLAEVIRATDGAHVWVRYFTPETKADSAVARIQRGLSRQ; from the coding sequence GTGGATAACGAAATTCGCTTCAGTCATTTTACTTTTTTACCGGAATCCGGCGATTTGATTTGGCCAGAACCCGGTGGGCAAAAAGCCATCAACCGGCTGGCCCCGCAGCCTTCCAGATTACTCGCATTGCTGATCAACCGATATCCCGATATGGTCAGCCATGAAGAGATTAAACAGGAGGTCTGGCCCGACGTGGAGGTGGATTTCGAACGCAGCCTGCACTTCTGCATCCGGCAGATCAGGGCGGCTTTACAGGACAATGCCAATGACCCGGTTTACATACAGACCATTTCGCGGCGTGGCTATCGCTGGCTCGTTAAGCCTGATGTCCAAACAACAGGATCAAATCCTGCTAAATTTCGCAGATATCTTCGGGCGGTGTCACCGATCATTATTTTGATAGCTTTGTCAGCATTTTTCTGGTTTCGCTACAACCAGGAGACTGAACCGGCAAACACCATAGTGCCCGTATTGAGGATTGCCGTTTTACCGTTCCAGACACCGGATTCCAGTCTCACCGGATGGAGTGCTTCCATTGCCCTGGGGCTGGTCGAAGCGTTTACCAACCAGCCTGGTACGAACCACCAGGTTATAGGCCCAACCACCACGATATCTTACCTGCCGGATCATGTTCCTGAGCTGATCCAGGATTACGATATCGACTATGTGATCAATGGCAGGGCTATAACCCGGAATGATACGGCCGGGGTTTTGGCCGAAGTTATCCGGGCCACCGATGGGGCACATGTATGGGTTCGTTATTTCACGCCCGAGACCAAAGCGGACTCGGCTGTGGCCCGTATACAAAGAGGTTTATCCCGGCAATGA
- a CDS encoding ankyrin repeat domain-containing protein, whose amino-acid sequence MKSRRKFLKVGTTALLLSGSSSISSLIHLLNNDEQQFFKACADGELDLVKRLVAKNSVLLHAKDEKDRSGYALALLGYHPELAEFLKASGYQADLHEAALGLDWERFSELTGNETADTQAMVNADHPVGGSAMWAAAAGGAGSDIWRVYAPSGDPNGNPRGITGSFPLQQALHHPNLEVAELTAASLLSNYADSDPPSNVDLPPLHLAARRGSLELVEMLVRLGANPDRKDENGKKPIDHAREKGNTGIVKLLEVHTTIARTWRTSQTAITADGSPYIVPEDLGSIPQYLRSHLVGNAHGNLDFVKNAVTNDPRMAHSVATTGEHAVEACAHTGRKELVDFLLSQGAPYSLPTAVMMNDFTTVRRLLDEDPRRIQERGAHDFALLWYPVIGNCDVSMMQLLLDRGAKVEQQHFLGTTALHWACLRGQLNVVELLVENGADVNRVGRKFKASGESPLQMTKDDKISDFLRSKGARS is encoded by the coding sequence ATGAAATCAAGAAGAAAATTTCTCAAAGTCGGGACAACGGCACTGCTGTTATCGGGATCATCTTCAATTTCCTCGCTCATCCATCTGCTCAATAACGATGAGCAACAATTTTTCAAGGCTTGTGCAGATGGCGAGCTGGACTTGGTTAAAAGATTAGTAGCTAAAAATTCTGTGCTGCTTCATGCAAAAGACGAGAAAGACAGGTCCGGCTATGCATTGGCCTTGCTTGGTTATCACCCCGAGTTGGCAGAATTTCTGAAAGCCTCAGGATATCAGGCAGACCTCCATGAAGCCGCATTAGGGTTGGACTGGGAGCGGTTCTCCGAATTAACAGGGAATGAGACTGCTGACACACAAGCCATGGTAAATGCCGACCACCCTGTCGGAGGATCTGCTATGTGGGCAGCCGCTGCCGGGGGCGCCGGTTCGGACATCTGGCGCGTTTATGCGCCCAGCGGAGATCCCAATGGTAACCCCAGAGGCATCACGGGCTCCTTCCCGCTTCAGCAGGCACTGCACCATCCCAACCTGGAGGTGGCCGAATTGACGGCAGCCAGTTTGCTCAGCAATTATGCGGACTCTGATCCTCCCAGCAATGTGGATCTGCCACCTTTGCACCTGGCCGCCCGGCGGGGAAGTCTGGAGTTGGTTGAAATGCTGGTAAGGCTTGGTGCCAATCCCGATCGCAAAGATGAGAACGGGAAAAAACCGATCGACCATGCTCGTGAAAAAGGGAATACCGGCATCGTTAAGCTATTGGAAGTTCATACCACCATTGCCCGTACCTGGAGGACCTCCCAAACAGCCATCACTGCCGATGGGTCTCCTTATATTGTCCCGGAGGATCTGGGATCTATCCCTCAGTATTTGCGCTCTCATTTAGTGGGTAATGCGCATGGCAACCTGGATTTTGTAAAGAATGCTGTTACCAACGACCCCCGCATGGCACACAGCGTAGCTACCACCGGTGAACATGCCGTGGAAGCCTGTGCTCATACCGGCAGGAAAGAACTGGTCGATTTTCTGCTTAGTCAGGGTGCGCCCTATTCTCTCCCAACGGCGGTCATGATGAATGATTTTACGACGGTACGGCGATTGCTGGATGAAGATCCCCGGCGCATTCAGGAGCGGGGTGCACACGACTTTGCATTACTCTGGTATCCGGTGATCGGAAACTGTGATGTTTCCATGATGCAATTGTTGCTTGATCGGGGAGCAAAAGTAGAACAACAGCATTTCCTGGGAACTACAGCCTTGCATTGGGCTTGCCTTCGCGGACAATTGAATGTAGTGGAGCTATTGGTTGAAAATGGTGCTGATGTAAACCGGGTTGGGCGCAAATTCAAAGCCAGTGGAGAATCGCCGCTGCAAATGACCAAGGATGATAAAATTTCAGACTTCCTAAGAAGTAAAGGTGCCCGGTCGTAG
- a CDS encoding Gfo/Idh/MocA family oxidoreductase, protein MENTIRWGIIGVGDVCERKSGPAFQKVAGSELIAVMRRNGDKAMDFAKRHGVPKWYDDGQALIDDPDINAIYIATPPDTHAHYTRMAAEAGKPVYVEKPMARTHAECLDMIRVCKEHQVPLFVAYYRRALPNFLKIRELLEDQAIGQVRFVDIKLFKPLHQDWQGNPMDETNWRLTPGISGGGHFYDLASHQLDFLDYVFGPVEEARGLAVNQAGIYPAEDLVTGHFRFANGVIGQGMWCFTTGVTSRMERTRIVGDEGDISFAYFGDPTVTLRRDGHPDEVFTFAYPPHIQQPLIQSIVAALQGAGTCPSMGESGARTNWVMEKLVYGGEV, encoded by the coding sequence ATGGAAAACACGATACGTTGGGGCATCATTGGGGTGGGTGATGTTTGTGAACGGAAAAGCGGGCCTGCATTCCAAAAAGTGGCGGGCTCCGAGCTGATAGCAGTTATGCGCAGAAACGGGGACAAAGCCATGGACTTCGCTAAAAGGCATGGCGTACCGAAGTGGTACGATGACGGTCAGGCACTGATTGATGATCCGGACATCAATGCGATTTATATTGCCACACCTCCGGACACGCACGCTCATTATACCCGCATGGCTGCCGAGGCGGGGAAGCCTGTCTATGTGGAAAAACCCATGGCCCGGACACATGCTGAATGCCTCGATATGATCCGGGTTTGTAAAGAACACCAGGTACCCCTGTTTGTGGCTTACTACCGCCGCGCACTTCCTAATTTTCTAAAGATCAGAGAACTGCTGGAGGACCAGGCGATCGGTCAGGTACGTTTTGTGGACATTAAGTTGTTCAAACCCTTGCATCAGGACTGGCAGGGTAATCCGATGGACGAAACAAATTGGCGGTTGACGCCCGGAATCTCCGGTGGAGGTCATTTTTATGATTTGGCTTCCCACCAACTGGATTTTCTGGATTATGTTTTCGGACCGGTTGAAGAAGCCCGAGGTCTGGCAGTCAATCAGGCCGGCATCTACCCGGCGGAAGATCTGGTGACCGGTCACTTCCGCTTTGCCAATGGCGTCATCGGCCAGGGCATGTGGTGTTTCACGACCGGCGTCACCTCACGTATGGAGCGTACCCGCATCGTAGGTGATGAGGGCGACATTTCCTTTGCCTATTTCGGTGATCCTACCGTCACTCTGCGCAGGGATGGGCATCCCGATGAAGTATTCACATTTGCATATCCGCCGCATATCCAACAGCCGTTGATTCAATCCATTGTCGCTGCACTGCAGGGCGCAGGAACCTGCCCCAGTATGGGTGAAAGCGGAGCCCGGACGAATTGGGTTATGGAAAAATTGGTGTATGGGGGTGAGGTGTAG
- a CDS encoding nuclear transport factor 2 family protein: protein MKGYLTSLLILLAPILSIAQDMNKTIEQRLTAIEDKRAIKYVADEFSNLADTKDIDQQVLLFTEDGEVESISNGQSSVLKGREQLKQAFSGFLSNFHTVYHQNGQQTIVDLTENTATATSYCRVILIGEQDGKQMKTTLYTIYKDEFVKEGNKWLIKHRLSNFVHREVESL from the coding sequence ATGAAAGGATATCTAACTTCTTTATTAATTCTTTTAGCTCCAATTCTATCAATAGCACAAGACATGAATAAGACTATAGAACAACGATTAACCGCCATTGAGGACAAGAGGGCGATCAAATATGTAGCCGATGAATTCTCCAACCTTGCCGATACCAAAGATATAGACCAGCAGGTGTTGCTGTTTACCGAAGATGGCGAAGTGGAAAGCATATCCAACGGGCAAAGCAGTGTGTTGAAGGGGCGGGAACAGTTAAAGCAGGCGTTCTCAGGTTTCCTCTCCAACTTCCATACGGTGTACCACCAAAACGGTCAGCAAACCATTGTTGATTTAACTGAAAATACGGCAACAGCCACCTCTTATTGTCGGGTGATCCTTATTGGTGAGCAAGATGGGAAGCAAATGAAGACTACGTTGTACACCATCTACAAGGATGAGTTTGTAAAGGAAGGAAACAAATGGCTTATCAAGCACCGGCTATCCAATTTCGTTCATCGGGAGGTAGAATCGCTCTGA
- a CDS encoding DUF4249 family protein, whose translation MQTKWIFFLILPALFVQCSRDDITTLDTETPVIEGYLNAGAPLDSVRITLSYSYARADTNLITLDDLQVRVSSGDHETMLTPVGSGYYQDTTYIIEAKKTYAIEFEWNGETIRAQTYVPEMKTAVISQDEIAVQQIAAGSFPNPGSIEVDPVEITWDNTEGDYYYVVIENTAEDPEYINERFAEFENGNGGPGRFRMISRPQITDFYAINAFRDLTQFGLHRVVIFRVNPEYAALYELSSTSTQNITQPPTNVENGLGIWTGISSDTVYLNVVKK comes from the coding sequence ATGCAAACCAAATGGATCTTCTTCCTCATACTTCCTGCCCTTTTCGTGCAGTGCTCCCGTGACGACATCACCACACTGGACACTGAAACACCAGTGATCGAAGGCTATTTGAACGCCGGAGCACCCCTGGATTCTGTACGGATCACTTTGAGTTACTCCTATGCCCGGGCAGATACCAATCTGATTACTCTGGATGACTTGCAGGTCCGGGTTTCTTCGGGTGATCATGAAACGATGCTGACGCCGGTAGGATCGGGCTATTACCAGGATACCACCTACATCATTGAGGCAAAAAAAACTTACGCCATTGAATTTGAATGGAATGGTGAAACGATCCGGGCTCAGACCTATGTACCGGAAATGAAAACAGCTGTTATATCCCAGGATGAGATTGCGGTGCAGCAAATTGCCGCCGGATCCTTCCCGAATCCCGGTAGCATTGAGGTTGACCCGGTCGAAATCACCTGGGATAACACGGAGGGTGACTATTATTATGTGGTGATTGAAAATACTGCTGAAGACCCCGAATACATCAACGAGCGGTTTGCCGAGTTCGAAAACGGCAATGGCGGACCAGGCCGGTTTCGCATGATCAGCCGCCCCCAGATCACTGATTTTTATGCCATCAATGCCTTCCGGGATCTCACTCAGTTCGGATTGCATCGGGTGGTGATCTTCCGGGTCAACCCGGAATATGCCGCTCTCTATGAATTATCGAGTACCTCAACCCAAAACATCACACAGCCACCCACCAATGTAGAAAACGGCTTAGGCATCTGGACCGGCATCAGCAGCGATACGGTATATTTGAATGTGGTGAAGAAATAA
- a CDS encoding TonB-dependent receptor, with amino-acid sequence MIRIRLIFLSFTILLIHPIFGQDLAQKKIKIDYQDKPVYLILLDLEINYKLNFVYDKELIDGKRIDDVVTGNWPIEKVLNVLFDGTGIGYRLEDPDTVYLFNTSDKEEVILSSGKEPKRSDLTASGIIKDALTGESLPFATVMIHGTSFGTTTNVDGYFTLLGVPNDTMLLDVSYLGFATKHFRLDPDLDVTNLVIGLENAGVRLDEVVVTAAEEKQAANASSGISRISMAPSMMAKLPSYGEQDIFRSLQLLPGVSGSNESSSGLYVRGGTPDQNLILFDGFTVYHVDHLFGFFSAFNSNAIKDVQLYKGGFDAKFGGRISSVVELTGKDGNSEQFNAGAGVSLLAANAFVESPFAKGKGTFLIAGRRSFQSKFYRNLFNAYTGSSQSDLPQDRQGGPGGFGFGQQTVQPNTYFYDLNAKLTYKPGTKDVLSLSFYNGQDDLDNSRNSDQNSFGRPFGGSGNLAFNQQNTDLTNWGNWGTSFKWSRKWNEAFYSKYQMSYSNYYSERDRSSSTTVTRDDSTFTNINGNYEYNDLKDYHFKLENEWQIDKWNWMEFGAEGSYNDIRYQYTQNDTSTILDRLNKGWTYAVYAQDRLTLGERAIVKAGLRGNYYTVTQKWYLEPRVSLTYLVNDQLKLKAAFGNYHQFATRIIREDIQQGSRDFWLLADETKVPISQAYHYILGASYENTNWLFDMEAYYKPMTGLSEYSTRFVPSGFGPDRSLNYEEFFYTGDGIAKGIEWLVQKKYGAWNGWIGYTLGSVKYQFDQFGDDPYPANQDQTHEFKIVSTYRIGRLTLGGTFIYATGKPYTAPVGFYEVRLLNGSTGDFFEVSGKNAFRYPDYHRLDISATMDFRIGQSKANAGLTLFNVYNHKNVWYKEYEVIEGSLYETNVSLLGFTPSLFLNWTLH; translated from the coding sequence ATGATTAGAATTCGCCTCATTTTCCTTTCTTTTACTATTCTGCTTATCCATCCAATATTCGGGCAGGATCTGGCCCAGAAAAAGATCAAAATTGACTATCAGGACAAGCCGGTTTATCTGATCCTGCTCGACCTGGAGATCAACTACAAACTCAACTTTGTCTACGACAAGGAGCTGATCGATGGCAAGCGAATTGATGATGTAGTGACCGGTAACTGGCCCATTGAAAAAGTGCTGAATGTATTGTTCGATGGCACCGGTATCGGATACCGGCTGGAAGACCCGGATACGGTCTACCTTTTTAACACCAGTGACAAAGAGGAAGTCATCCTTTCTTCCGGCAAAGAACCCAAAAGGAGCGACCTGACAGCATCGGGTATTATCAAGGATGCCCTTACCGGTGAGTCTCTGCCCTTTGCCACGGTCATGATTCACGGCACTTCATTCGGAACAACCACCAATGTCGACGGCTATTTCACCTTATTGGGTGTCCCGAATGATACCATGCTGCTGGACGTCAGCTACCTGGGATTCGCCACCAAACATTTTCGGCTGGATCCGGATCTGGATGTCACGAACCTGGTGATTGGACTGGAAAATGCCGGTGTCCGGCTCGATGAAGTCGTGGTCACCGCCGCAGAAGAAAAACAGGCGGCCAATGCTTCTTCCGGGATTAGCAGGATCAGTATGGCACCATCCATGATGGCCAAATTACCCAGCTATGGAGAACAGGACATCTTCCGGTCTCTGCAGCTTTTACCCGGGGTCAGCGGAAGCAATGAGAGCTCGTCCGGACTCTATGTGCGTGGGGGCACCCCCGATCAAAACCTGATCCTGTTTGATGGATTTACCGTCTACCATGTGGATCATTTGTTTGGGTTTTTCAGTGCTTTCAACAGCAATGCCATCAAGGATGTGCAATTGTATAAGGGCGGATTTGATGCAAAATTTGGCGGACGTATCTCCAGCGTTGTGGAATTAACCGGCAAGGACGGCAATTCCGAACAGTTTAATGCTGGCGCCGGTGTCAGCCTTCTGGCAGCCAATGCATTTGTTGAGTCTCCTTTCGCGAAAGGGAAGGGTACTTTTCTGATAGCCGGGAGACGGTCCTTTCAGAGTAAATTTTACCGGAATCTATTCAATGCCTACACCGGGTCAAGTCAGTCCGATCTGCCACAGGACCGGCAAGGTGGCCCGGGCGGGTTTGGTTTTGGCCAGCAAACGGTCCAGCCAAATACCTATTTCTATGACCTGAATGCCAAGCTGACCTATAAGCCAGGGACCAAAGATGTCCTTTCATTAAGTTTTTACAATGGCCAGGATGACCTGGACAACTCCCGCAATTCCGACCAAAATTCATTCGGAAGACCCTTTGGCGGGAGCGGCAATCTGGCCTTTAATCAGCAAAACACCGACCTGACCAACTGGGGAAACTGGGGCACCAGTTTTAAATGGTCCAGGAAATGGAATGAAGCCTTTTACTCCAAATACCAGATGTCCTACTCCAATTATTACAGTGAGCGGGACCGCTCTTCCAGCACAACTGTAACGCGCGATGATTCCACATTCACCAATATCAATGGAAATTATGAATACAACGACCTGAAGGATTATCATTTCAAGCTGGAGAATGAGTGGCAAATCGACAAATGGAACTGGATGGAGTTTGGTGCGGAGGGTTCCTATAATGATATACGGTATCAGTATACTCAAAACGATACTTCCACCATATTGGATCGCTTGAATAAGGGCTGGACCTACGCTGTTTATGCACAGGACCGGTTGACTCTGGGTGAAAGGGCCATTGTTAAAGCCGGATTACGCGGGAATTATTATACGGTCACTCAAAAATGGTACCTGGAACCCAGAGTTTCTTTAACCTATCTGGTCAATGACCAGTTGAAGCTGAAGGCTGCATTTGGCAACTACCACCAGTTTGCCACACGCATCATACGGGAGGACATCCAGCAGGGCAGCCGCGACTTCTGGCTTCTTGCGGACGAAACAAAGGTGCCAATCAGCCAGGCCTATCATTACATCCTTGGGGCGAGCTATGAGAACACCAACTGGCTCTTTGACATGGAGGCTTACTACAAACCGATGACCGGATTATCCGAATATTCAACGCGGTTTGTGCCTTCCGGTTTCGGGCCCGACCGCAGCCTCAATTACGAAGAGTTTTTCTATACCGGTGATGGTATTGCCAAAGGGATCGAATGGCTGGTCCAGAAGAAATATGGCGCCTGGAACGGGTGGATCGGATACACGCTCGGATCGGTCAAGTACCAGTTTGATCAATTTGGTGATGATCCTTATCCGGCCAATCAGGACCAGACCCACGAATTTAAAATCGTCAGCACGTACCGGATCGGCCGTCTGACGCTGGGAGGCACCTTTATTTATGCTACCGGCAAGCCTTACACGGCTCCTGTTGGTTTTTATGAAGTCCGGCTCCTGAATGGTAGTACCGGAGATTTTTTTGAAGTCAGCGGTAAAAATGCGTTCCGTTATCCAGATTACCACCGGCTGGACATTTCTGCCACCATGGATTTTCGCATTGGCCAGTCCAAAGCCAATGCCGGCCTGACGCTCTTCAATGTATACAATCATAAAAATGTCTGGTACAAGGAGTATGAAGTGATTGAGGGCAGCCTGTATGAAACGAATGTCAGCTTGCTGGGATTCACGCCGAGTTTATTTTTGAACTGGACCCTGCACTGA